From the Candidatus Wallbacteria bacterium genome, one window contains:
- a CDS encoding GNAT family protein has translation MLQGKEVYLRPLEPDRDLEKCFYWIYDPEVAQFVLFHPPYSRLYEKEWLEKASRHGEKGTYTFAIVIKSNDVHIGNCGLHGVNPISRNAELGIMIGDRHYWGKGFGTDAMKILCQWGFEGLNLHKIFLKVYDFNKRGIRCYEKTGFKQEGVLRQQCFLRGAYHDEVVMGLIRDEFQL, from the coding sequence ATGCTGCAAGGAAAAGAAGTTTATCTCAGGCCACTTGAACCGGACAGGGATCTGGAAAAATGTTTTTACTGGATCTATGACCCTGAAGTTGCCCAGTTTGTGCTCTTCCACCCACCATACTCCAGACTTTATGAAAAAGAGTGGCTGGAAAAAGCTTCCAGACATGGTGAAAAAGGTACCTACACATTCGCGATCGTGATCAAGTCCAATGACGTGCACATCGGCAACTGCGGTTTACATGGCGTCAACCCGATCAGCCGCAACGCCGAACTCGGGATCATGATCGGGGACAGACATTACTGGGGAAAAGGTTTCGGCACTGATGCGATGAAAATCCTCTGTCAGTGGGGATTTGAAGGACTCAATCTTCATAAAATATTCCTGAAGGTCTACGATTTCAACAAACGCGGTATCCGCTGCTATGAAAAAACCGGCTTTAAACAGGAAGGGGTTCTGCGGCAGCAGTGCTTCCTGAGGGGAGCTTACCATGATGAGGTAGTCATGGGATTGATCCGGGACGAATTCCAGCTTTGA